The following proteins come from a genomic window of Azoarcus sp. PA01:
- a CDS encoding BON domain-containing protein — MLTAALAALALPVVSACAGNRSSTSTGEYIDDATITTRVKAALIDDPQVKAREVNVETSRGVVQLSGFVAQPGDADRAVEIARKVPGVKSVRNDIRVKPAS, encoded by the coding sequence ATGCTGACTGCCGCGCTCGCGGCGCTTGCCCTGCCCGTCGTCAGTGCGTGCGCGGGAAACCGGTCGAGCACTTCGACGGGCGAATACATTGACGACGCGACGATCACGACACGGGTGAAAGCTGCGCTGATCGATGATCCGCAGGTCAAGGCGCGCGAGGTGAACGTCGAGACCTCCCGGGGAGTGGTACAGCTGAGCGGCTTCGTCGCGCAGCCCGGAGACGCGGATCGCGCGGTCGAGATCGCGCGCAAAGTGCCCGGCGTCAAGTCCGTCCGCAATGACATCAGGGTCAAACCGGCGTCCTGA
- a CDS encoding DUF1328 domain-containing protein — translation MLYYAAIFLVIAIVAALFGFGGIASGAVGIAKILFYIFLVIAVISLILGIMQK, via the coding sequence ATGTTGTATTACGCAGCGATATTCCTCGTGATCGCGATCGTCGCCGCCCTGTTCGGGTTTGGCGGAATCGCGAGCGGTGCGGTCGGCATCGCGAAGATCCTTTTCTACATCTTCCTCGTGATCGCAGTGATTTCCCTGATCCTCGGGATCATGCAGAAATAG
- a CDS encoding AI-2E family transporter, whose protein sequence is MKSGQTPPARRLARAAARPTEAGLPTPPRPTRDADARRADRSIVIVSMVLLLVVFGLLVWTIADVLLLVFAGILVGVFLRGLSDGASALTGLSGKVSFGIVLATLAGVLVVGGALLGNEMATQLDQLGPSLHLAWEKLLNGVYRYEWGRILFSERNLSAMLPEDGTWLTRLGDVFSMTVGAIAGFLIAVFIGLYGAATPAVYRHGLLLLVPVNARTRAREVLDSVTTTMRWWLIGTFARMAVVGLSVTVGLWLLDIQLALALGLIAFVLDFVPYIGPILAALPALLVALAGGPSDALYVLLLFLAVQGAENYIVTPLIDQYSVHLPPALTISAQVLLGALLGPLGVVFATPLTAIALVLVRMLYVEEDLESEVQEPTPVPLPPHETGPPRS, encoded by the coding sequence TTGAAATCGGGGCAAACTCCCCCCGCCCGTCGTCTCGCCCGTGCAGCCGCCCGGCCGACCGAAGCTGGGCTGCCGACGCCGCCTCGCCCGACGCGCGACGCCGATGCCCGACGTGCCGACCGCTCGATCGTCATCGTCTCGATGGTTCTGCTGCTGGTCGTTTTCGGCCTGCTGGTGTGGACCATCGCCGACGTGTTGCTGCTGGTGTTCGCCGGCATCCTGGTCGGCGTGTTCCTGCGCGGACTCAGCGACGGCGCGAGTGCCCTCACCGGCCTGTCCGGAAAAGTGTCGTTCGGTATCGTGCTCGCGACGCTCGCGGGGGTGCTGGTCGTCGGCGGCGCTCTGCTCGGCAACGAGATGGCGACGCAGCTCGATCAGCTCGGGCCCAGTCTGCACCTGGCATGGGAGAAGCTGCTGAACGGCGTCTACCGCTACGAGTGGGGGCGGATCCTCTTTTCGGAGCGCAATCTAAGCGCGATGCTCCCCGAGGACGGCACGTGGTTGACTCGCCTCGGCGACGTCTTCTCGATGACGGTCGGAGCCATCGCCGGCTTTCTGATCGCCGTGTTCATCGGTCTCTATGGCGCCGCGACGCCGGCAGTGTACCGTCACGGCCTGCTGCTGCTGGTCCCCGTTAACGCTCGCACGCGCGCGCGTGAAGTGCTCGACTCGGTGACGACGACGATGCGCTGGTGGCTGATCGGCACGTTCGCGCGCATGGCGGTTGTCGGCCTGAGCGTCACCGTCGGCCTGTGGCTGCTCGATATCCAGCTCGCGCTCGCGCTCGGGCTGATCGCCTTCGTGCTCGATTTCGTTCCGTACATTGGCCCGATCCTTGCAGCGCTGCCGGCGCTGCTCGTCGCGCTCGCGGGAGGGCCGAGCGACGCGCTCTACGTGCTGCTGCTCTTCCTCGCCGTGCAGGGCGCCGAAAACTACATCGTCACGCCGCTGATCGACCAGTACAGCGTGCATTTGCCGCCCGCGCTGACGATCAGCGCGCAGGTGCTCCTCGGCGCGTTGCTCGGCCCGCTGGGCGTGGTGTTCGCGACGCCGCTGACGGCGATCGCGCTGGTGCTCGTGCGCATGCTGTACGTCGAGGAGGACCTGGAATCCGAGGTGCAGGAGCCGACGCCTGTCCCGCTGCCGCCGCATGAAACCGGCCCTCCGCGGAGCTGA
- a CDS encoding RimK family protein yields MNSLIVVEDPDDWPLGESGPPVVPARSYLTDPAYGEDRSARVFNLCQSFHYQKLGYYVSLLAEARGHRPWPPAGTIEDLQSQNLVQVLTSELAQLVEQTLAPLKSAQFELSVYFGLNVAQRYNVLAGQLFKLLQVPLLRAHFERVKGHWQTRAIDLIGINDIPPEHRQFAFDAAARHFARRSTGPQSAARRFRLAILHNPEEAHQPSNAPALRKFAAAATALGMQPEFILPGDFGRLPEFDALFIRDTTFVHHYTYRFARRAKAEGLVVIDDPDSILKCNNKVYLAELLAHHNLPAPRTLLIHRDNIDQIVPLLALPCVLKQPDSSFSVGVDKVSDERELRAKVAELLEMSDLIVAQEWLPTEFDWRVGILDRRVIFVCKYYMARGHWQIIDHNSETGRTEGPTEALAIGEAPEEVVTIALQAANLIGDGFYGVDIKQSGNRCCIIEINDNPNVDAGNEDGVLKDALYREVMGVFLRRLEQDRSGGTPT; encoded by the coding sequence GTGAATTCACTGATCGTCGTCGAAGACCCCGACGACTGGCCGCTGGGCGAGAGCGGCCCGCCGGTTGTTCCCGCCCGCAGTTACCTGACCGATCCGGCCTACGGCGAAGACCGCTCCGCGCGCGTGTTCAACCTGTGCCAGTCGTTCCACTACCAGAAGCTCGGTTACTACGTGTCGCTGCTCGCCGAGGCGCGCGGACATCGGCCGTGGCCGCCCGCCGGTACGATCGAGGACCTGCAGTCGCAGAACCTCGTGCAGGTGCTGACGAGCGAACTCGCCCAGCTTGTCGAGCAGACGCTCGCGCCGCTGAAGTCCGCGCAGTTCGAGCTGAGCGTGTATTTCGGGCTGAACGTCGCGCAGCGGTACAACGTGCTCGCCGGGCAGCTCTTCAAGCTGCTGCAGGTGCCGCTGCTGCGCGCGCACTTCGAGCGCGTCAAAGGCCACTGGCAGACACGCGCGATCGACCTGATCGGCATCAACGACATCCCGCCGGAGCATCGGCAGTTCGCGTTCGACGCCGCCGCACGACATTTCGCGCGGCGCAGCACCGGTCCGCAGAGCGCCGCGCGGCGCTTTCGCCTCGCGATCCTGCACAACCCGGAAGAAGCGCATCAGCCGTCCAACGCCCCGGCGCTGCGCAAGTTCGCCGCGGCCGCGACCGCGCTCGGCATGCAGCCCGAGTTCATCCTGCCGGGCGATTTCGGCCGGCTGCCGGAGTTCGACGCGCTGTTCATCCGCGACACCACTTTCGTCCACCACTACACCTACCGCTTCGCACGACGCGCGAAAGCCGAGGGACTCGTCGTCATCGACGACCCCGACTCGATCCTCAAGTGCAACAACAAGGTGTACCTGGCCGAGCTGCTCGCCCACCACAACCTGCCGGCGCCGCGCACGCTGCTGATCCACCGCGACAACATCGACCAGATCGTGCCGCTGCTCGCGCTGCCGTGCGTGCTCAAGCAGCCGGACAGTTCGTTCTCGGTCGGGGTCGACAAAGTCAGCGATGAAAGGGAACTGCGCGCGAAAGTCGCCGAACTGCTCGAGATGTCGGACCTGATCGTCGCGCAGGAGTGGCTGCCGACCGAATTCGACTGGCGCGTCGGCATTCTTGACCGGCGCGTGATCTTCGTCTGTAAATACTACATGGCCCGTGGTCACTGGCAGATCATCGACCACAACAGCGAAACCGGCCGCACCGAAGGCCCCACCGAAGCGCTCGCGATCGGCGAGGCGCCCGAGGAGGTCGTGACGATCGCGCTGCAGGCGGCGAACCTGATCGGTGACGGCTTCTACGGCGTCGACATCAAGCAGAGCGGCAATCGCTGCTGCATCATCGAGATCAACGACAACCCGAACGTCGACGCGGGCAACGAGGACGGAGTGCTGAAGGACGCGCTCTATCGCGAAGTGATGGGCGTGTTCCTGCGCCGCCTGGAACAGGACCGAAGTGGAGGAACTCCGACATGA
- a CDS encoding CBS domain-containing protein, translated as MQVSEAMTMDVRMLDPEQTIEDAARMMAEWNVGSLPVNDGEKLIGMVTDRDITVRAVAAGKSPDTRVRDVMTKEVKYCFEDEDIAHVARNMGDEQIHRLVVLDRNKRLVGIVALADIANTEGVQPAGEAVCGISEPSGSTH; from the coding sequence ATGCAAGTAAGCGAGGCAATGACGATGGACGTACGAATGCTCGATCCCGAGCAGACCATCGAGGACGCAGCACGCATGATGGCGGAATGGAACGTGGGGTCGCTTCCGGTCAACGACGGCGAAAAGCTCATCGGCATGGTGACCGACCGCGACATCACGGTGCGCGCAGTGGCGGCCGGGAAGAGTCCCGACACGCGTGTCCGCGATGTGATGACGAAGGAAGTCAAATACTGCTTCGAAGACGAGGATATCGCTCACGTTGCACGCAACATGGGTGACGAGCAGATTCATCGGCTGGTCGTGCTCGATCGCAACAAGCGGCTCGTCGGGATCGTCGCGCTTGCCGACATCGCGAACACCGAAGGCGTGCAGCCTGCCGGCGAAGCGGTATGCGGCATTTCGGAACCGAGCGGTTCAACTCACTGA
- a CDS encoding ferritin-like domain-containing protein, giving the protein MNSTRDIHPLLRWLFDEPECAEGKIMDDGTEPGFNRTGAQSSPLSVHSMQLYADERVPEEARASDEMPDGREIAAVRSDYAVEAERIGSVPMPGVLTSAFTAVVSKLGARKPEVLVDKLGERLAFERIGVRLYQALIDKASALAPHQRMPFSIDDLQRLRDDELAHMHVLASALDSLGADSTAQTPAAAVSALAISGLMQVLTDPRTTLVHCLEAMLIAELADDASWELLISLTAEADQDQFLPQFHSARDNEKAHVRQIRAWLQTVVLGEAR; this is encoded by the coding sequence ATGAACTCGACACGCGACATCCACCCGCTGCTGAGGTGGCTCTTCGACGAACCTGAGTGTGCGGAAGGAAAGATCATGGATGACGGCACCGAACCGGGTTTCAATCGCACCGGTGCACAGTCTTCACCGTTGTCGGTCCACAGCATGCAGCTGTATGCGGACGAACGGGTGCCGGAAGAAGCGAGGGCTTCCGACGAGATGCCCGACGGCCGGGAGATCGCCGCCGTGCGTAGCGACTACGCGGTCGAAGCCGAACGCATCGGTTCGGTGCCGATGCCGGGCGTGCTGACCAGCGCCTTCACCGCCGTGGTGTCGAAGCTCGGGGCGAGAAAGCCCGAAGTGCTCGTCGACAAGCTCGGCGAAAGACTCGCTTTCGAACGGATCGGTGTACGCCTCTACCAGGCGCTCATCGACAAGGCGTCCGCGCTCGCGCCGCACCAGCGGATGCCGTTCTCGATCGACGATCTGCAGCGCCTGCGCGATGACGAGCTCGCGCACATGCACGTGCTGGCGTCCGCGCTCGATTCGCTCGGCGCCGACTCGACTGCGCAGACGCCGGCTGCAGCGGTGTCGGCGCTCGCGATCAGCGGCCTGATGCAGGTTCTCACCGACCCGCGCACGACGCTCGTCCACTGCCTCGAAGCGATGCTGATCGCCGAACTCGCCGACGACGCGAGCTGGGAGCTGCTGATCAGCCTGACGGCGGAAGCCGATCAGGACCAGTTCTTGCCCCAGTTCCACAGCGCGCGCGACAACGAAAAGGCCCACGTGCGCCAGATCCGCGCCTGGCTGCAGACGGTCGTCCTCGGCGAAGCGCGCTGA
- a CDS encoding SDR family oxidoreductase yields MSDQTTVEQIPAQHQDTQPGHEEPMVPRPEDDMKHYRGSGKLAGKTAIVTGGDSGIGRAVSIGFAKEGADVAVVYLCEHEDAEHTQRQIEAQGAKCLLLAGDVGDEAFCADVVEKVIAKFGRLDILVNNAAEQHPQEDFTAISREQLERTFRTNLFSMFDLTRYALAHLKEDACIVNSTSVTAYRGSSHLIDYSASKGAIVSFTRSLAQALAKRRIRVNAVAPGPIWTPLIPASFDAEKVEHFGEKQPLGGPGQPDAVAPSYIFLASSDSSYMTGQVLHPNGGEIVNG; encoded by the coding sequence ATGAGCGATCAGACCACCGTTGAGCAGATTCCAGCACAGCACCAGGACACTCAGCCGGGGCACGAAGAGCCGATGGTGCCGCGCCCCGAAGACGACATGAAGCATTACCGCGGCTCGGGCAAGCTCGCCGGCAAGACCGCGATCGTCACTGGCGGCGACAGCGGCATCGGGCGCGCGGTGTCGATCGGCTTCGCGAAGGAAGGGGCCGACGTCGCGGTCGTGTATCTGTGCGAACACGAGGACGCGGAACATACGCAGCGGCAGATCGAGGCGCAGGGGGCGAAGTGCCTGCTGCTGGCCGGCGACGTCGGCGACGAGGCGTTCTGCGCGGACGTCGTCGAGAAAGTGATCGCGAAGTTTGGCCGCCTCGACATCCTGGTCAACAACGCCGCTGAACAGCACCCGCAGGAGGACTTCACGGCGATCTCGCGGGAGCAGCTCGAACGCACGTTCCGCACCAACCTGTTCTCGATGTTCGACCTGACGCGTTACGCGCTGGCGCACCTGAAAGAGGATGCCTGCATCGTCAATTCGACGTCGGTGACGGCGTACCGCGGCAGCTCGCATCTGATCGACTATTCGGCGTCGAAAGGCGCGATCGTGTCGTTCACGCGCTCGCTTGCGCAGGCGCTCGCGAAGCGCCGCATCCGCGTCAATGCCGTCGCCCCCGGACCGATCTGGACGCCGCTGATCCCGGCGAGCTTCGACGCCGAAAAAGTCGAGCATTTCGGCGAAAAGCAGCCTCTGGGCGGCCCCGGCCAGCCCGACGCGGTCGCGCCGAGCTACATCTTCCTCGCGAGCAGCGATTCGAGCTACATGACGGGGCAGGTGCTGCATCCGAACGGCGGCGAGATCGTCAACGGTTGA
- a CDS encoding glutamate-cysteine ligase family protein codes for MSPEHPTGARTGPHSGQSGANRTEVLDAFGGYGVEIEYMIVDRDGLDVRPIADELLCLGAGHPAADVVRGDMGWSNELALHVLEVKNRVPSATLDGLPEAFHAEIAAINALLGRHGAQLLPGGMHPWMDPHTETRLWTHENCAIYSTYDRIFDCRRHGWGNLQSVHLNLPFGDDEQFARLHAAIRLVLPILPALAASSPIADGRLTGFMDYRLEVYRDHQRQLPSSIGECIPRPSASPAEYRAQILAPMYREAAEYGDGGVLQHEWLNVRAAIPRFERNAIEIRVLDVQECPQADLAIAAVTAALVRRLYDSYRTAPDADATIRTAALVATFRACLHDAERTPIDDASYVAQLGLDCGACRAHELWSRLIDMLVAEDRLAPRWHAPLQLILERGTLARRVVAALGEDAGRLQMREVYRELGECLRDNRQFEPTA; via the coding sequence ATGAGTCCGGAACACCCGACCGGCGCCCGCACCGGCCCGCACAGTGGGCAGAGCGGTGCGAACCGCACTGAGGTGCTGGACGCGTTCGGCGGTTATGGCGTCGAGATCGAATACATGATCGTCGACCGCGACGGGCTCGACGTCCGCCCGATCGCGGACGAGTTGCTGTGCCTCGGTGCCGGACATCCCGCGGCCGACGTCGTGCGGGGCGACATGGGATGGTCGAACGAGCTCGCGCTGCATGTGCTGGAAGTCAAGAATCGCGTCCCCTCCGCGACGCTCGACGGACTGCCCGAAGCGTTCCATGCCGAGATCGCCGCGATCAACGCGCTGCTCGGGCGACACGGCGCGCAGCTCCTGCCCGGCGGGATGCATCCGTGGATGGACCCGCACACCGAAACCCGGCTGTGGACGCACGAGAACTGCGCGATCTACAGCACTTACGACCGCATTTTCGACTGCCGCCGTCACGGCTGGGGCAACCTGCAGAGCGTGCACCTGAACCTGCCGTTCGGCGACGACGAACAGTTCGCGCGCCTGCACGCCGCGATCCGCCTGGTGCTGCCGATCCTGCCGGCGCTCGCGGCGAGCTCGCCGATCGCCGACGGGCGGCTGACCGGCTTCATGGATTACCGCCTCGAAGTGTATCGCGACCACCAGCGCCAGCTGCCGTCGTCGATCGGCGAATGCATTCCGCGCCCGAGCGCGTCACCGGCCGAATACCGCGCGCAGATCCTCGCGCCGATGTACCGCGAGGCGGCGGAATACGGCGACGGCGGCGTGCTGCAGCACGAATGGCTGAACGTGCGCGCGGCGATTCCGCGCTTCGAACGCAACGCGATCGAGATCCGCGTCCTCGACGTGCAGGAATGTCCGCAGGCCGACCTGGCGATCGCCGCCGTGACCGCGGCGCTGGTGCGGCGCCTCTACGATTCATACCGCACCGCTCCCGACGCCGACGCGACGATCCGCACCGCGGCGCTGGTGGCGACGTTTCGCGCGTGCCTCCACGACGCCGAGCGAACACCGATCGACGACGCGAGCTATGTCGCGCAACTCGGCCTCGACTGCGGCGCGTGCCGCGCGCACGAGCTGTGGTCGCGCCTCATCGACATGCTGGTTGCCGAGGACCGGCTCGCGCCGCGCTGGCACGCCCCGCTGCAACTGATCCTCGAGCGCGGCACGCTCGCGCGCCGCGTCGTCGCCGCACTCGGCGAAGACGCCGGTCGGCTGCAGATGCGCGAGGTCTATCGGGAGCTCGGCGAATGCCTGCGCGACAATCGCCAGTTCGAGCCGACCGCGTAG
- a CDS encoding DUF3309 domain-containing protein: protein MALSTILIILLVLLVIGALPTWGYSSSWGYGPSGLLGLILVVLLVLALLGML, encoded by the coding sequence ATGGCCTTATCGACGATACTCATCATCCTGCTGGTGTTGCTGGTGATCGGCGCGCTCCCTACCTGGGGCTACAGCAGTTCCTGGGGCTACGGTCCGAGCGGACTGCTGGGATTGATCCTGGTTGTACTTCTGGTGCTCGCGCTGCTCGGAATGTTATAG
- a CDS encoding BON domain-containing protein — MKRRFSILVACVSLAALAGCNDRPDEPDTTTRSVPGTTADTTTEKVEPDGNRAGQAVDDAVLTTKVKTALLAEEGLDAGSISVSSENGVVTLSGNIPADQITRADAVARKVEGVQEVVNALAAPPSS, encoded by the coding sequence ATGAAGCGTCGATTCTCGATTCTCGTTGCCTGCGTGAGCCTTGCGGCCCTCGCAGGATGCAACGATCGTCCGGACGAGCCGGACACGACGACTCGCTCCGTGCCCGGTACCACTGCGGACACGACGACGGAAAAAGTAGAGCCGGACGGCAACCGCGCCGGTCAGGCCGTCGACGATGCCGTCCTCACTACGAAGGTCAAAACAGCGCTGCTCGCCGAAGAGGGCCTGGACGCCGGCTCGATCAGTGTCAGCTCTGAAAATGGCGTCGTGACGCTGAGCGGCAACATTCCTGCTGATCAGATCACGCGTGCCGACGCGGTCGCCCGCAAAGTTGAAGGCGTGCAGGAAGTGGTCAATGCGCTGGCGGCGCCGCCGTCGTCCTGA
- a CDS encoding C39 family peptidase, with the protein MLPASLRLNVDLLPQPTETTCGPTCLHAVYRYWGEDISLDAVIRRTRALIHGGTYAVFLACDALANGFEATIYTYNLTVFDPTWFRDKVDVAERLQAQREVKDNPRLLHATEGYLDFLRLGGRLRFTDLSPPMLRGLLRRRHPIITGLSSTFLYRTAREFGPNDIPDDVRGTPSGHFVIIAGYDRPARRLLVADPYGPHPYGGMREYWIRMDRVIASILLGIVTHDANLLVISPRKPPPADPELP; encoded by the coding sequence GTGCTGCCGGCGTCGCTGCGACTGAACGTCGATCTCCTGCCCCAGCCCACCGAGACCACATGCGGGCCGACCTGCCTGCACGCGGTGTATCGGTACTGGGGCGAGGACATTTCGCTCGATGCGGTGATCAGGCGCACGCGCGCGCTGATCCATGGCGGCACTTACGCGGTGTTCCTCGCGTGCGACGCGCTCGCGAACGGCTTCGAAGCGACGATCTACACCTACAACCTGACGGTGTTCGACCCGACGTGGTTCCGCGACAAGGTGGACGTTGCCGAGCGGCTGCAGGCGCAGCGCGAAGTCAAGGACAACCCGCGCCTGCTGCACGCGACCGAAGGCTACCTCGATTTCCTGCGGCTCGGCGGCCGGTTGCGGTTCACGGACCTCTCGCCGCCGATGCTGCGCGGGCTGCTGCGCCGCCGCCATCCGATCATCACCGGCCTCAGCTCGACGTTCCTGTACCGCACGGCGCGCGAGTTCGGCCCGAACGACATCCCGGACGACGTGCGCGGCACGCCGTCCGGGCATTTCGTCATCATCGCGGGCTACGACCGGCCGGCGCGGCGCCTCCTCGTCGCCGACCCATACGGCCCCCACCCGTATGGCGGCATGCGCGAATACTGGATCCGGATGGACCGCGTCATCGCGTCGATACTCCTCGGCATCGTCACCCACGACGCGAACCTGCTGGTGATCTCGCCGCGAAAGCCCCCGCCTGCGGACCCGGAGCTGCCGTGA
- a CDS encoding N-formylglutamate amidohydrolase: MPARQSPVRADRVASAAADAPGSADRVAFVVSCEHGGNRVPARYRELFVAAQAALESHRGYDPGALTIARELARTLGAPLVAATTTRLLVDLNRSPGHPGLHSEWIPAAPPSLRADIRVRHYLPYRRRVEELVADWIDRGNRVVHVSSHSFTPVLDGAVRNADVGILYDPGRAGEVALSARWIAALQARAPHLKVRRNYPYTGKSDGLCAWLRRRHAAADYVGLELEVNQGHVAPGRAEWRALRAALTTSLAEALEREKCA; this comes from the coding sequence ATGCCTGCGCGACAATCGCCAGTTCGAGCCGACCGCGTAGCATCCGCCGCAGCCGATGCGCCCGGGAGCGCTGACCGGGTCGCGTTCGTCGTTTCCTGCGAGCACGGCGGCAACCGCGTGCCGGCGCGCTACCGCGAGCTGTTCGTGGCAGCGCAGGCCGCGCTCGAGAGCCACCGCGGCTACGACCCGGGCGCGCTCACCATCGCACGTGAGCTCGCGCGAACGCTCGGGGCCCCACTCGTCGCGGCGACGACCACGCGCCTGCTCGTCGACCTGAACCGCAGTCCGGGCCACCCCGGGCTCCACTCGGAATGGATTCCCGCGGCGCCGCCGTCGCTGCGGGCGGACATCCGCGTCCGCCACTATCTGCCGTACCGGCGCCGAGTCGAAGAACTCGTCGCCGACTGGATCGACCGCGGAAACCGGGTCGTCCATGTGTCGAGCCACAGCTTCACGCCCGTGCTCGACGGCGCCGTGCGAAACGCCGACGTCGGCATCCTCTACGATCCGGGCCGCGCGGGTGAAGTGGCCTTGAGCGCACGCTGGATCGCGGCGCTGCAGGCGCGCGCGCCGCACCTGAAAGTGCGGCGCAACTACCCGTACACCGGAAAATCCGACGGATTATGCGCGTGGCTGCGGCGCCGTCACGCAGCCGCCGACTACGTCGGCCTCGAGCTCGAAGTCAATCAAGGGCATGTCGCGCCCGGGCGCGCCGAGTGGCGCGCGCTGCGGGCGGCGCTCACCACTTCGCTCGCCGAGGCGCTGGAGCGGGAGAAATGCGCTTAG
- a CDS encoding phospholipase D-like domain-containing protein — protein sequence MGPAVDTAALPARPSPTSVEVRVQHADGALRTQFSPKVAQQLEADGVGKELLVHHLAHVEDVLLAPLVLGNDAHLLVDGPATYRAMFGAIDKARRYVHLETYILESGEQGARLARLLAAKRQQGVEVRVLYDSVGSLDTPPRYFEDLAAAGIAVCEFNPVNPLKLAGDPRLSLNNRDHRKLLVIDGQLAFTGGINISGVYRAGSFGSKRRVPTRDEGWRDTHVMVRGPVVTQFEELFNDAWREQRCPALAVRQAARVAPAGSMAMRLVAGDPVSERSELYVALMSALEHARQRAWLTYGYFVPDERTLQALRDASQRGVDVRLVLPGFSDFWAPFHAGRSHYEDLLSAGVRIFERRDALLHAKTAVIDGVWSSVGSTNLDWRSFVHNFEADVLVLDGAFAEEMEQLFGLDQSASHEVRLAQWNDRGLRARLLEWLARRWEYLL from the coding sequence ATGGGCCCCGCCGTCGACACGGCAGCCCTGCCGGCGCGCCCTTCACCGACATCCGTCGAAGTCCGCGTCCAGCACGCCGATGGCGCACTGCGCACCCAGTTCTCGCCCAAAGTTGCACAACAGCTCGAAGCCGACGGGGTCGGCAAGGAACTGCTCGTACATCATCTGGCGCATGTCGAGGACGTCCTCCTGGCGCCGCTGGTCCTCGGCAACGATGCACACCTCCTGGTCGACGGCCCGGCGACGTATCGGGCGATGTTCGGCGCGATCGACAAAGCGCGGCGCTACGTCCATCTCGAAACCTACATCCTCGAGTCGGGCGAGCAGGGTGCTCGCCTCGCGCGCCTGCTCGCGGCGAAACGTCAGCAGGGTGTCGAAGTTCGCGTCTTGTACGACAGTGTCGGCTCGCTCGACACGCCTCCCCGTTATTTCGAAGACCTTGCCGCAGCGGGCATCGCAGTGTGCGAATTCAATCCGGTCAATCCGCTCAAACTCGCAGGCGATCCGCGGCTGAGCCTCAATAACCGCGATCACCGCAAGCTGTTGGTCATCGACGGGCAACTCGCCTTTACCGGCGGCATCAATATCAGCGGCGTGTATCGCGCCGGCTCGTTCGGCAGCAAGCGCCGTGTGCCGACTCGCGACGAGGGATGGCGCGACACGCACGTGATGGTGCGAGGGCCGGTCGTGACGCAGTTCGAAGAACTGTTCAACGACGCGTGGCGCGAGCAGCGCTGTCCGGCTCTGGCAGTGCGGCAGGCCGCTCGGGTCGCCCCCGCCGGCAGCATGGCGATGCGCCTGGTCGCCGGCGACCCGGTCTCGGAACGCAGCGAGCTGTACGTCGCGCTGATGTCCGCGCTCGAACACGCGCGTCAGCGGGCGTGGCTCACGTACGGATATTTCGTGCCGGACGAACGCACGCTGCAGGCGCTGCGCGACGCGTCGCAGCGTGGGGTCGACGTGCGCCTCGTGCTGCCCGGTTTCAGCGACTTCTGGGCGCCGTTCCACGCCGGTCGTTCGCATTACGAGGATTTGCTGAGCGCCGGGGTGCGCATCTTCGAACGGCGCGACGCGCTGCTGCATGCGAAGACTGCGGTGATCGACGGAGTGTGGTCGAGCGTCGGCTCGACGAATCTCGACTGGCGCAGCTTCGTGCACAACTTCGAAGCCGACGTGCTGGTGCTCGACGGCGCGTTCGCGGAAGAAATGGAACAGCTTTTCGGCCTCGACCAGTCCGCCTCGCACGAAGTGAGGCTTGCGCAGTGGAACGATCGCGGCCTGCGTGCCCGGCTGCTCGAATGGCTCGCGCGGCGCTGGGAGTATCTCCTCTAA
- a CDS encoding four-helix bundle copper-binding protein: MPFDKLRANGINQRFLDEPPRTRHAGTPIAAARVTGTRAAPLPEEVSMSQQTTRSPEMLACIELCRRCQMVCLGMATGHCLEKGGRHVEPGHLRTLIVCAEICQAAANVMATGSTLHRQVCAVCADICDACISSCRDLDEMEECIFACERCKNSCEAMTSV, encoded by the coding sequence ATGCCCTTCGACAAGCTCAGGGCGAACGGAATAAATCAGCGCTTCCTTGACGAACCGCCGCGAACGCGGCATGCCGGTACGCCGATTGCAGCAGCCCGCGTCACCGGCACCCGTGCCGCGCCTTTGCCCGAGGAGGTTTCAATGTCCCAACAAACCACGCGATCGCCTGAAATGCTTGCCTGCATCGAGCTGTGCCGGCGCTGCCAGATGGTCTGCCTCGGCATGGCGACCGGCCACTGTCTCGAAAAAGGCGGCCGCCATGTCGAGCCTGGACATCTGCGCACGCTGATCGTCTGCGCGGAGATCTGTCAGGCGGCCGCGAACGTGATGGCGACCGGCTCGACGCTGCATCGCCAGGTATGCGCAGTGTGCGCCGACATTTGTGATGCGTGCATCAGCAGCTGCCGCGACCTGGACGAGATGGAGGAATGCATTTTCGCCTGCGAGCGGTGCAAGAACAGTTGCGAAGCAATGACGTCGGTGTGA